The Stomoxys calcitrans chromosome 3, idStoCalc2.1, whole genome shotgun sequence genome includes a region encoding these proteins:
- the LOC106085089 gene encoding skin secretory protein xP2-like isoform X2, whose amino-acid sequence MKLMRTAFLLATLLLVAQTHAEEEKQLAGAEDKKVEAKADEGKKSSDADGGETVKTKRGLHHFEDYHHHHHYPIHEQKTLTIVKKIPYPVPVEKHVHVPVEKHVPVPVEVKVPKPYPVVKHVPYEVKEIVKVPHEIPAPYPVEKKIPVPVHVPYDRPVPVKVYVPAPYPVEKKVHVPVKVHVPAPYPVEKKVPYPVKVEVHVDKPYPVEKIVHYPVKVPVEKPVPYHVDKPVPYHVEKPVPVPVIKKVPVPVHVPYDRPVPVHVEKPVPYEVKVHVPAPYPVVKEIPVKVEKNVPYPVHVPYEKPVPVHLEKHVPEYHEKHISYKEPEFIHKKIEEHHHQPIHHIESGHHHEVAIHEEHEHH is encoded by the exons CGAACAGCATTTCTGCTCGCTACACTCCTTCTGGTAGCCCAAACACATGCCGAAGAAGAAAAGCAACTAGCCGGAGCTGAGGATAAAAAGGTTGAGGCCAAAGCTGATGAGGGTAAAAAATCCTCAGATGCCGATGGTGGCGAAACAGTCAAAACCAAACGTGGCCTCCATCATTTTGAagattatcatcatcatcatcactatCCAATTCATGAGCAAAAAACTTTGACCATTGTCAAGAAGATACCCTATCCAGTGCCTGTGGAGAAACATGTCCATGTGCCCGTAGAGAAACATGTTCCCGTGCCCGTAGAGGTGAAAGTGCCCAAACCCTATCCCGTGGTTAAGCATGTGCCCTATGAGGTTAAGGAAATTGTCAAAGTGCCCCATGAAATACCAGCTCCATATCCTGTAGAAAAGAAAATCCCTGTACCAGTACATGTTCCATATGATCGTCCAGTCCCAGTTAAGGTATACGTTCCAGCACCATATCCTGTAGAGAAAAAAGTACATGTGCCCGTCAAGGTGCATGTGCCTGCACCATATCCCGTAGAGAAGAAGGTGCCTTATCCCGTTAAGGTGGAGGTACATGTCGATAAGCCATATCCAGTAGAAAAGATTGTACACTACCCCGTAAAGGTGCCCGTAGAGAAGCCTGTACCCTATCATGTGGACAAACCAGTACCTTATCATGTTGAAAAACCAGTACCTGTACCCGTTATCAAGAAAGTACCCGTCCCTGTACATGTGCCCTATGACAGACCAGTGCCAGTGCATGTAGAGAAACCAGTGCCCTATGAGGTTAAGGTTCATGTGCCCGCCCCCTACCCCGTTGTCAAGGAAATCCCAGTTAAAGTAGAGAAAAATGTGCCCTACCCTGTGCATGTGCCCTATGAGAAACCAGTGCCAGTACACTTGGAAAAACATGTGCCCGAATACCATGAGAAACACATCTCCTACAAAGAACCCGAATTCATTCACAAGAAAATCGAGGAGCATCACCATCAGCCCATACATCACATCGAAAGCGGCCATCATCACGAAGTGGCCATACATGAGGAACACGAG CATCACTAA
- the LOC106085089 gene encoding skin secretory protein xP2-like isoform X1, which yields MKLMRTAFLLATLLLVAQTHAEEEKQLAGAEDKKVEAKADEGKKSSDADGGETVKTKRGLHHFEDYHHHHHYPIHEQKTLTIVKKIPYPVPVEKHVHVPVEKHVPVPVEVKVPKPYPVVKHVPYEVKEIVKVPHEIPAPYPVEKKIPVPVHVPYDRPVPVKVYVPAPYPVEKKVHVPVKVHVPAPYPVEKKVPYPVKVEVHVDKPYPVEKIVHYPVKVPVEKPVPYHVDKPVPYHVEKPVPVPVIKKVPVPVHVPYDRPVPVHVEKPVPYEVKVHVPAPYPVVKEIPVKVEKNVPYPVHVPYEKPVPVHLEKHVPEYHEKHISYKEPEFIHKKIEEHHHQPIHHIESGHHHEVAIHEEHEVDFGHSYGGGYGHGGYGHGGYGHHF from the coding sequence CGAACAGCATTTCTGCTCGCTACACTCCTTCTGGTAGCCCAAACACATGCCGAAGAAGAAAAGCAACTAGCCGGAGCTGAGGATAAAAAGGTTGAGGCCAAAGCTGATGAGGGTAAAAAATCCTCAGATGCCGATGGTGGCGAAACAGTCAAAACCAAACGTGGCCTCCATCATTTTGAagattatcatcatcatcatcactatCCAATTCATGAGCAAAAAACTTTGACCATTGTCAAGAAGATACCCTATCCAGTGCCTGTGGAGAAACATGTCCATGTGCCCGTAGAGAAACATGTTCCCGTGCCCGTAGAGGTGAAAGTGCCCAAACCCTATCCCGTGGTTAAGCATGTGCCCTATGAGGTTAAGGAAATTGTCAAAGTGCCCCATGAAATACCAGCTCCATATCCTGTAGAAAAGAAAATCCCTGTACCAGTACATGTTCCATATGATCGTCCAGTCCCAGTTAAGGTATACGTTCCAGCACCATATCCTGTAGAGAAAAAAGTACATGTGCCCGTCAAGGTGCATGTGCCTGCACCATATCCCGTAGAGAAGAAGGTGCCTTATCCCGTTAAGGTGGAGGTACATGTCGATAAGCCATATCCAGTAGAAAAGATTGTACACTACCCCGTAAAGGTGCCCGTAGAGAAGCCTGTACCCTATCATGTGGACAAACCAGTACCTTATCATGTTGAAAAACCAGTACCTGTACCCGTTATCAAGAAAGTACCCGTCCCTGTACATGTGCCCTATGACAGACCAGTGCCAGTGCATGTAGAGAAACCAGTGCCCTATGAGGTTAAGGTTCATGTGCCCGCCCCCTACCCCGTTGTCAAGGAAATCCCAGTTAAAGTAGAGAAAAATGTGCCCTACCCTGTGCATGTGCCCTATGAGAAACCAGTGCCAGTACACTTGGAAAAACATGTGCCCGAATACCATGAGAAACACATCTCCTACAAAGAACCCGAATTCATTCACAAGAAAATCGAGGAGCATCACCATCAGCCCATACATCACATCGAAAGCGGCCATCATCACGAAGTGGCCATACATGAGGAACACGAGGTGGATTTTGGTCATAGTTATGGTGGTGGCTATGGCCATGGTGGTTATGGTCATGGTGGCTATGGCCATCACTTCTAG